A window of Myxococcales bacterium contains these coding sequences:
- a CDS encoding HAMP domain-containing histidine kinase: MVAPAQTNKEKAQAWAERNTKNLQRLGYRRIVQMIVYLLVIPTVLLLAIGIFSLFLEGRINFIFGILMVAFVSVMITGMVLVLVFVRREANLSELQADFVSKVSHEFRTPLTAIRLFAETLERANGDPETQAKCVAQLRTETERLTRLIERLLDFGRMQAGRKVYELREELVSDLVADAEDAFAPYRTKSPDLDYASDVSPEAAALVVRVDRAAVADLLVNLMSNALKYGGSPPVVRLVVKVTKEGRVAFEVSDNGEGIPGHERERIFQKFYRIDDRLSRMREGSGLGLAIVKHVARAHGAKVTVESAKERGSTFSFVLPRELVATE; encoded by the coding sequence GTGGTCGCACCCGCACAGACGAACAAAGAGAAGGCGCAAGCTTGGGCCGAGCGCAACACGAAGAACCTGCAGCGCCTCGGCTACCGCCGCATCGTGCAGATGATCGTCTACCTGCTCGTCATCCCCACGGTCTTGCTGCTGGCGATCGGGATCTTTTCGCTCTTTCTCGAGGGGCGCATCAACTTCATCTTCGGCATCCTGATGGTGGCCTTCGTGTCCGTCATGATCACGGGGATGGTGCTCGTGCTCGTGTTCGTGCGGCGAGAGGCCAACCTCTCCGAGCTCCAGGCCGACTTCGTCTCGAAGGTGAGCCACGAGTTTCGTACGCCGCTCACCGCCATCCGCCTCTTCGCCGAGACGCTCGAGCGCGCGAACGGAGATCCGGAGACCCAGGCCAAGTGCGTCGCGCAGCTCCGAACGGAGACCGAGCGCCTCACGCGGCTCATCGAGCGCCTGCTCGATTTCGGGCGAATGCAGGCCGGGCGCAAGGTGTACGAGCTCCGCGAAGAGCTCGTGTCGGACTTGGTTGCTGATGCCGAGGACGCGTTCGCTCCGTATCGAACGAAGAGCCCGGACCTCGACTACGCGAGCGACGTGTCCCCCGAGGCCGCCGCGCTCGTGGTCCGGGTCGATCGCGCGGCCGTCGCCGACCTCCTCGTGAACCTCATGTCCAACGCGCTCAAATACGGGGGAAGCCCGCCCGTGGTGCGGCTCGTCGTCAAGGTCACGAAGGAGGGGCGCGTCGCCTTCGAGGTCAGCGACAACGGCGAGGGCATCCCCGGCCACGAGCGCGAGCGCATCTTCCAGAAGTTCTACCGCATCGACGACCGCCTCTCTCGGATGCGCGAGGGCAGCGGCCTCGGCCTCGCGATCGTCAAGCACGTCGCGCGGGCCCACGGCGCCAAGGTCACCGTCGAGAGCGCCAAGGAGCGGGGGTCCACGTTCTCGTTCGTGCTCCCCCGGGAGCTCGTCGCGACCGAGTGA
- a CDS encoding DUF3293 domain-containing protein produces the protein MDNNLLRHYLATVYELPTANGPLRVSLDGDTVTDPSTLPELLTKPFTVLTAFNPRSMLLPRKVNEGRHTVLRDLLVLGCYRVEACVGYEEDPDSTWREPAWLVHGMDRDEAVAFGRVFRQNTILVCRGARPELLVTDPTCDDVGRAIVGNWRIRG, from the coding sequence ATGGACAATAACCTCCTCCGTCACTACCTGGCGACGGTCTACGAGCTCCCGACGGCCAACGGACCGCTCCGCGTCTCGCTCGACGGCGACACGGTCACGGACCCCTCGACCCTGCCCGAGCTCCTCACGAAGCCGTTCACCGTGCTGACGGCGTTCAATCCGCGCAGCATGCTCCTGCCGCGGAAGGTGAACGAGGGCCGCCACACCGTGCTGCGCGATCTCCTCGTGCTCGGTTGCTACCGCGTCGAGGCCTGCGTGGGCTACGAAGAGGACCCCGACAGCACGTGGCGCGAGCCCGCGTGGCTCGTGCACGGCATGGACCGCGACGAGGCCGTCGCGTTCGGGCGTGTGTTCCGTCAGAACACGATCCTCGTCTGCCGTGGCGCGCGGCCCGAGCTGCTCGTCACCGACCCGACGTGCGACGACGTGGGCCGCGCCATCGTGGGCAACTGGCGCATCCGAGGCTGA
- a CDS encoding DUF1287 domain-containing protein has protein sequence MREPRVATCTRAEGLVERAMGRRAVLSSVVLAVVALARPSAADPEPREVRVARAIERARSEVRSGVVYDRRYVERAMGAPSKDRGACTDLVARALGASGYDVQTRLQLDVRLAPSAYPGILSPDGRVDHRRTPNLFVLFRRTARSLPVDIGPDTRSTFAPGDVIVWTYGRCPECKADHIGLVSDRLGTRGLPLVLHNAGPRATEEDALDAWPIVGHFRLFN, from the coding sequence ATGCGAGAGCCGCGCGTCGCCACCTGCACCCGAGCCGAGGGCCTCGTCGAGCGCGCGATGGGTCGCCGCGCGGTGCTCTCGTCCGTCGTGCTCGCGGTCGTGGCCCTCGCGCGCCCGTCGGCCGCCGATCCGGAGCCTCGCGAGGTGCGCGTGGCGCGTGCCATCGAGCGGGCGCGCAGCGAGGTGCGTTCGGGCGTCGTCTACGATCGCAGGTACGTCGAGAGAGCCATGGGGGCGCCCTCCAAGGACCGCGGGGCGTGCACGGACCTCGTGGCGCGTGCGCTCGGGGCGTCCGGCTACGACGTCCAAACGAGGCTCCAGCTCGACGTGCGCCTCGCGCCCTCCGCGTACCCGGGCATTCTCTCCCCCGACGGGCGCGTCGATCACCGGCGCACCCCGAACCTCTTCGTGCTCTTCCGGAGGACGGCGCGGAGCCTCCCCGTCGACATCGGCCCCGACACCCGGTCGACGTTCGCGCCGGGCGACGTGATCGTGTGGACGTACGGGCGCTGTCCCGAGTGCAAGGCCGACCACATCGGCCTCGTGAGCGATCGGCTCGGGACCCGAGGCCTCCCGCTCGTGCTCCACAACGCGGGCCCCCGCGCGACCGAAGAAGATGCCCTCGACGCGTGGCCCATCGTCGGCCACTTTCGCCTTTTTAATTGA
- a CDS encoding response regulator transcription factor, translating to MEGRHVLVVEDDPAIALGLRINLEAEGYRVTLADDGERGLQVIRAERPDLVVLDVMLPRKNGFEVMHELRAEGISVPIIVLSARTGEMDKVTGLELGAEDYVAKPFSLAELLARVRVALRRLGRAAPKAELVRFSSVEVDVSARSVRHRDALVELTATEFDVLMCLVENRGKALSRDDIFRRVWGPNHHGTPRTIDNFMQQLRQKLEDDPTNPRHFLTVRGIGYRFDG from the coding sequence CTGGAAGGGCGGCACGTGCTCGTCGTCGAGGACGACCCGGCGATCGCGCTCGGGCTTCGCATCAACCTCGAAGCCGAAGGCTACCGCGTCACCCTCGCCGACGATGGCGAGCGCGGGCTCCAGGTGATCCGCGCCGAGCGCCCGGACCTCGTCGTGCTCGACGTCATGTTGCCCCGCAAGAACGGCTTCGAGGTCATGCACGAGCTCCGCGCCGAGGGCATCTCGGTGCCCATCATCGTGCTCTCCGCGCGGACCGGCGAGATGGACAAGGTCACCGGGCTCGAGCTCGGCGCCGAAGACTACGTCGCGAAGCCGTTCAGCCTCGCGGAGCTCTTGGCGCGCGTGCGCGTCGCCCTCCGGAGGCTCGGTCGCGCCGCACCGAAGGCGGAGCTCGTGCGCTTCTCGTCGGTCGAGGTCGACGTGTCGGCGCGCTCCGTGCGACATCGAGATGCCCTGGTCGAGCTCACCGCGACCGAGTTCGACGTGCTCATGTGCCTCGTCGAGAACCGAGGGAAGGCCCTCTCGCGGGACGACATCTTCCGCCGTGTGTGGGGGCCGAACCACCACGGGACGCCGCGTACGATCGACAACTTCATGCAGCAGCTCCGGCAGAAGCTCGAGGACGATCCCACGAATCCGCGGCACTTTCTCACCGTGCGCGGCATCGGCTACCGGTTCGATGGCTAA
- a CDS encoding shikimate dehydrogenase encodes MNALHTTSLAFAVVGSPIGHSKSPAMHRAAYRALGLPHTYEAILANGDELPAIVDRLRRGELSGINVTVPHKKRVLGLVDVIDSTAALVDAANTLVRDDAGRVHAFNTDTPALADELRELVPEAPVSWTGRSALVLGTGGAARSAVVALAVDLQCSTVHVRGRSLSDPVAARSKRDELEALVRRAGRSTTIVAGPLEGSPEVEPELSAVVQCTSAGMSGADPGESLLSAVDFQALGPRAVALDVVYAPPLTPFLRAAEAIGLRSANGLGMLVRQGALAFELWLRVPAPFNSMLAAIT; translated from the coding sequence GTGAACGCCCTCCACACGACCTCCCTCGCGTTCGCGGTGGTCGGCTCGCCGATCGGGCACAGCAAGAGCCCGGCGATGCATCGGGCGGCATACCGAGCGCTCGGCCTGCCGCACACCTACGAGGCCATCCTCGCCAACGGCGACGAGCTCCCGGCGATCGTGGACAGGCTCCGCCGCGGCGAGCTGTCGGGCATCAACGTCACGGTTCCGCACAAAAAAAGGGTCCTCGGCCTCGTCGACGTGATCGACTCCACCGCCGCCCTCGTCGACGCCGCCAACACGCTCGTCCGCGACGACGCGGGGCGCGTGCACGCGTTCAACACCGACACCCCCGCGCTGGCCGACGAGCTCCGCGAGCTCGTGCCGGAGGCGCCCGTGTCGTGGACCGGTCGCAGCGCGCTCGTCCTCGGCACCGGCGGCGCGGCGCGCTCCGCGGTCGTGGCCCTCGCGGTCGACCTGCAATGCAGCACGGTCCACGTACGCGGTCGTTCGTTGTCCGATCCTGTCGCGGCGCGCTCGAAGCGCGACGAGCTCGAGGCGCTCGTCCGCCGCGCAGGGCGAAGCACCACTATCGTCGCGGGTCCGCTCGAGGGGTCGCCCGAGGTCGAGCCGGAGCTCTCGGCCGTCGTTCAGTGCACGAGCGCGGGCATGTCGGGCGCCGACCCGGGAGAGTCTCTGCTCTCGGCCGTCGACTTCCAGGCGCTCGGGCCACGCGCCGTGGCGCTCGACGTCGTCTATGCGCCTCCGCTCACCCCCTTCCTGCGCGCGGCCGAGGCGATTGGGCTCCGGTCGGCGAACGGGCTCGGCATGCTTGTTCGCCAAGGGGCGCTCGCGTTCGAGCTGTGGCTACGCGTGCCTGCGCCGTTCAACTCGATGCTCGCGGCCATCACCTGA